A stretch of Henckelia pumila isolate YLH828 chromosome 4, ASM3356847v2, whole genome shotgun sequence DNA encodes these proteins:
- the LOC140859870 gene encoding AT-rich interactive domain-containing protein 6-like: MDKRDVEMEDIVTPNHDSRYNVQESEGKQHDGRVENKDENFAPSILVLEDANKSLSSGDEPNNLKNESRDNDTVMSDMEGQINSKSEVMEPGNVEEPVGLYFNAQTSSENDVPISTKTEAVKQTAAGSAAEEQSHVNNEVVVCNTTNGKLEEEKKLTEEGMNSGNPVNSAMKEMTGENVEKKREGDSNPVKHATMEEQTTAIADAGNNLIKIGQSPNKLSASEAPLSQTTAANKSLADGDEKMKDVAQTSQDKEVVDELKEQSKEKEIMTAEIVAIDGGDNASFPNQEEPVTPKSLVKLLPATAGDHSGETVKTFSTLGTLPLMGESDDGTPEEQAIFMKDVESFYRERSMDFKPPKFYGQPLNCLKLWRAVIRLGGYDRVTGAKLWRQVGESFHPPKTCTTVSWTFRIFYEKSLLEYERHKKQIGELHFPVAPLPEASGVDIEGNGYQGSGSGRARRDSAARAMQVWHGQDIFGHGEVGEPVAKDKNLNNMTKREKSLKSIGSVKQRRPNEVELSVKAARTETSKQLVTSVVDIGPPADWVKINVRQTKDCFEVYALVPGLLREEVRVQSDPAGRLVITGQPEQVDNPWGITPFKKIVSLPARIDPLQTSAVVSLHGRLFVRVPFEQSNI, translated from the exons ATGGATAAGAGAGATGTAGAGATGGAGGATATCGTGACCCCCAATCACGATTCCAGATATAATGTTCAAGAATCTGAAGGTAAGCAGCATGATGGTAGGGTCGAAAACAAAGATGAAAACTTTGCCCCTTCAATTCTTGTGCTAGAGGATGCAAATAAAAGCTTGAGCAGTGGAGATGAACCcaataatttgaaaaatgaATCAAGAGACAATGACACTGTTATGAGTGACATGGAAGGCCAAATTAACAGTAAGAGTGAGGTTATGGAGCCCGGAAATGTGGAGGAACCTGTAGGATTATACTTCAATGCCCAAACCAGTAGTGAAAATGATGTGCCAATCAGCACCAAAACTGAAGCAGTGAAGCAAACTGCAGCTGGTAGTGCCGCGGAAGAACAATCTCATGTCAATAATGAAGTGGTTGTGTGCAACACTACTAATGGCAAGTTGGAAGAAGAGAAGAAGCTTACTGAGGAAGGCATGAACAGTGGAAATCCTGTCAACAGTGCGATGAAGGAAATGACAGGTGAAAATGTTGAGAAAAAGCGCGAGGGGGATTCAAATCCTGTTAAACATGCTACGATGGAAGAACAGACTACAGCAATTGCTGATGCTGGGaataatttgattaaaattgGGCAATCCCCAAATAAATTATCTGCTAGTGAAGCTCCTCTGAGTCAAACAACTGCTGCAAATAAGAGTCTGGCAGATGGGGATGAGAAAATGAAAGATGTAGCACAAACAAGCCAGGATAAAGAGGTTGTAGATGAGCTTAAAGAACAAAGTAaggaaaaagaaatcatgactGCTGAAATTGTTGCCATAGATGGTGGTGATAATGCCTCATTTCCAAACCAGGAAGAACCTGTGACTCCAAAGTCCCTTGTGAAATTGTTGCCTGCAACAGCTGGAGACCATAGTGGGGAAACTGTCAAGACTTTTTCTACACTAGGCACATTGCCATTG ATGGGAGAGAGTGATGATGGAACACCAGAGGAGCAAGCGATATTCATGAAGGATGTTGAAAGTTTCTATCGAGAGAGGTCAATGGACTTTAAACCTCCCAAATTTTATGGCCAGCCGCTGAATTGCCTGAA GTTATGGAGAGCTGTGATTAGATTGGGCGGCTATGACAGG GTAACTGGAGCTAAATTGTGGAGGCAGGTAGGAGAGTCATTTCATCCACCAAA gACATGCACAACAGTTTCTTGGACGTTTCGTATATTCTATGAGAAG TCTCTTCTGGAATATGAGAGGCATAAGAAACAAATTGGTGAGCTTCACTTCCCAGTGGCTCCTCTCCCTGAAGCTTCTGGTGTTGACATCGAG GGAAATGGATATCAAGGATCTGGATCAGGAAGGGCTAGAAGAGATTCTGCGGCTCGTGCTATGCAAGTATGGCACGGCCAAGACATTTTTGGTCATGGTGAAGTTGGTGAACCAGTTGCTAAG GACAAGAATCTTAACAATATGACAAAGCGTGAGAAGAGTCTCAAGAGCATTG GCTCAGTCAAGCAGAGAAGACCAAATGAGGTAGAGCTTTCAGTCAAGGCTGCTCGGACCGAAACATCTAAGCA ACTAGTGACATCAGTGGTTGATATCGGTCCCCCAGCTGATTGGGTGAAGATCAACGTACGCCAAACT AAGGACTGTTTTGAAGTTTATGCTTTAGTCCCGGGGCTTTTACGTGAAGAG GTGCGGGTTCAATCAGATCCTGCTGGACGTTTAGTCATTACGGGTCAGCCTGAGCAAGTTGATAATCCTTGGGGGATTACACCATTCAAAAAG ATTGTTAGCTTACCTGCGAGAATCGATCCACTTCAGACCTCTGCGGTGGTTAGCCTCCATGGACGCCTATTTGTTCGCGTTCCTTTCGAGCagtcaaatatttga